In Elaeis guineensis isolate ETL-2024a chromosome 1, EG11, whole genome shotgun sequence, a genomic segment contains:
- the LOC105038021 gene encoding tubby-like F-box protein 8 isoform X2, whose protein sequence is MCKEIVRSPEFCGKLTFPVSLKQPGPRDGTIQCFIKRDKSKLTYHLYLCLSPAVVVENGKFLLSAKRNRRTTCTEYIISMDAENISRSSNTYIGKLRSNFLGTKFIIYDTQPPYNGAALCPPPGRTSRRFYSKKVSPKVPSGSYNIAQVTYELNVLGTRGPRRMHCIMYSIPASALEPGGTVPGQPDNLVPRSLEDSFRSMSFSKSSIMDRSMDFSSSRFSDITGGIQEGDEEEENKEVRPLVLRNKPPRWHEQLQCWCLNFRGRVTVASVKNFQLIAATQPAAGAPTSSQPAPSEHDKIILQFGKVAKDMFTMDYRYPLSAFQAFAICLSSFDTKLACE, encoded by the exons ATGTGTAAAGAGATAGTCAGAAGTCCAGAGTTTTGTGGAAAGCTTACTTTCCCAGTATCCCTGAAACAG CCTGGGCCTCGAGATGGAACCATTCAATGCTTCATTAAGAGGGATAAATCAAAATTAACTTATCATCTCTACCTGTGCCTCAGCCCTG cTGTGGTTGTTGAGAATGGAAAGTTCCTCCTATCTGCAAAAAGGAATCGCCGGACAACCTGCACAGAGTACATTATATCGATGGATGCTGAAAACATATCAAGATCGAGCAACACTTATATTGGAAAGTTGAG GTCGAATTTCCTTGGCACGAAATTCATAATCTATGATACCCAACCACCATACAATGGGGCTGCCCTCTGTCCACCACCTGGACGAACAAGCCGCAGATTCTACTCCAAGAAAGTCTCTCCAAAGGTCCCATCTGGCAGTTACAACATAGCTCAGGTGACCTATGAGCTGAATGTTCTTGGCACAAGAGGCCCACGGCGGATGCACTGCATCATGTACTCCATTCCTGCTTCTGCCCTTGAGCCGGGTGGCACAGTCCCTGGCCAGCCTGATAACCTCGTTCCTCGCTCCCTAGAGGACTCATTCCGCAGCATGTCCTTCTCCAAGTCCTCTATCATGGACCGTTCCATGGATTTTAGCAGTTCTCGCTTCTCTGACATCACTGGAGGGATCCAGGAGGGAGACGAAGAGGAGGAGAACAAGGAGGTGAGGCCTCTTGTGCTCCGCAACAAGCCTCCTAGATGGCATGAACAGCTGCAGTGCTGGTGCCTCAATTTCCGGGGCAGGGTTACTGTCGCCTCCGTCAAGAACTTTCAGCTCATTGCCGCAACACAGCCTGCTGCAGGAGCTCCCACATCATCACAGCCCGCACCATCTGAGCATGACAAAATCATTCTGCAGTTCGGCAAGGTGGCAAAGGATATGTTCACCATGGACTATCGCTATCCACTCTCGGCCTTCCAGGCATTCGCTATCTGCTTGAGCAGCTTCGACACCAAGTTAGCATGTGAATAG
- the LOC105038021 gene encoding tubby-like F-box protein 8 isoform X1, with the protein MSFRSIVRDVRDSFGSLSRRSFEVRLSGFSGHHKGKSQGSVYELQDQPPVIQQSRWACLPPELLCDVIKRLEASESTWPSRKNVVSCAAVCRSWREMCKEIVRSPEFCGKLTFPVSLKQPGPRDGTIQCFIKRDKSKLTYHLYLCLSPAVVVENGKFLLSAKRNRRTTCTEYIISMDAENISRSSNTYIGKLRSNFLGTKFIIYDTQPPYNGAALCPPPGRTSRRFYSKKVSPKVPSGSYNIAQVTYELNVLGTRGPRRMHCIMYSIPASALEPGGTVPGQPDNLVPRSLEDSFRSMSFSKSSIMDRSMDFSSSRFSDITGGIQEGDEEEENKEVRPLVLRNKPPRWHEQLQCWCLNFRGRVTVASVKNFQLIAATQPAAGAPTSSQPAPSEHDKIILQFGKVAKDMFTMDYRYPLSAFQAFAICLSSFDTKLACE; encoded by the exons ATGTCGTTCCGCAGTATAGTTCGTGATGTAAGAGATAGTTTTGGCAGTTTGTCAAGACGTAGTTTTGAGGTGAGGCTTTCAGGCTTCTCAGGTCATCACAAGGGAAAATCGCAGGGTTCAGTGTATGAGCTGCAAGACCAGCCTCCAGTGATCCAGCAGAGTCGCTGGGCTTGCCTTCCTCCTGAGCTACTTTGTGATGTAATTAAAAGGTTGGAAGCAAGTGAAAGTACGTGGCCATCACGCAAGAATGTTGTTTCCTGTGCAGCTGTTTGTCGATCATGGAGGGAGATGTGTAAAGAGATAGTCAGAAGTCCAGAGTTTTGTGGAAAGCTTACTTTCCCAGTATCCCTGAAACAG CCTGGGCCTCGAGATGGAACCATTCAATGCTTCATTAAGAGGGATAAATCAAAATTAACTTATCATCTCTACCTGTGCCTCAGCCCTG cTGTGGTTGTTGAGAATGGAAAGTTCCTCCTATCTGCAAAAAGGAATCGCCGGACAACCTGCACAGAGTACATTATATCGATGGATGCTGAAAACATATCAAGATCGAGCAACACTTATATTGGAAAGTTGAG GTCGAATTTCCTTGGCACGAAATTCATAATCTATGATACCCAACCACCATACAATGGGGCTGCCCTCTGTCCACCACCTGGACGAACAAGCCGCAGATTCTACTCCAAGAAAGTCTCTCCAAAGGTCCCATCTGGCAGTTACAACATAGCTCAGGTGACCTATGAGCTGAATGTTCTTGGCACAAGAGGCCCACGGCGGATGCACTGCATCATGTACTCCATTCCTGCTTCTGCCCTTGAGCCGGGTGGCACAGTCCCTGGCCAGCCTGATAACCTCGTTCCTCGCTCCCTAGAGGACTCATTCCGCAGCATGTCCTTCTCCAAGTCCTCTATCATGGACCGTTCCATGGATTTTAGCAGTTCTCGCTTCTCTGACATCACTGGAGGGATCCAGGAGGGAGACGAAGAGGAGGAGAACAAGGAGGTGAGGCCTCTTGTGCTCCGCAACAAGCCTCCTAGATGGCATGAACAGCTGCAGTGCTGGTGCCTCAATTTCCGGGGCAGGGTTACTGTCGCCTCCGTCAAGAACTTTCAGCTCATTGCCGCAACACAGCCTGCTGCAGGAGCTCCCACATCATCACAGCCCGCACCATCTGAGCATGACAAAATCATTCTGCAGTTCGGCAAGGTGGCAAAGGATATGTTCACCATGGACTATCGCTATCCACTCTCGGCCTTCCAGGCATTCGCTATCTGCTTGAGCAGCTTCGACACCAAGTTAGCATGTGAATAG